The Pimelobacter simplex genomic sequence CGATCCCGATCTCGATGCGCCGCGAGCGAGCGGCGACCGCGCCGGCCGTGGCGAACGCTCCCGGCCAATAGGGGTTCTCCGCGATCCACACGCTGTCGAGGCCCGCCCGGTCGGCGTCCTCGACCAGCGCGAGCGCCGCGCTCGGGTCGAGCGCCTGGGGGTAGCCGATCCCGATCTTCACCGCTGCTCCTCCTCGCTCCGCCGGGCCACGGCTGCCGCGATCGCCGCGGCCGCCCGCATCCCGTAGCGGAAGTCGTCGACGCGGAGGTTCTCGTCCACGCCGTGGTTGTTCTGGTCGGCACCGGCGAGCGGCACCAGCAGGACCGGGGCGTCCAGGCCCTCGGCCAGGACGGCCAGCGGCAGCGTCCCGCCGAGCGACGTCACCACCACGGGCTCCGCTCCCCCGGCACTGCCGATCGCGGCGGCCACCTCGTCGAGGACGGGATCGCCGGGCGCGCACCGGTAGGGCTCGGTGACGCCGATGACGCGCGCGCTCACCCCGCGGAACCGCTCCAGGTGCGCGGCGACCAGGGCGCCGACGCGCACGGCCGACTGCCCGGGGACCAGGCGGCACTCGACCTTGGCGTGCGCCCGGTGCGGGACGACCGTCTTCATGCCGGGCCCCTGGTGGCCGCCACCGATCCCGGCCAGGCCGACGTGCGGCACGAGCACCGGACGGCGGCCGTCCGGGTCGCGCGGGTCGGGGTCGGGCGCGAGCGCGCCGTCGGCGAAGCCGGCGACGGCGACCGTGCCGTCGGCCGCGTGCAGCGAGGCGAGCGCACCGACCAGCAGCGTGAGCGCGTTGTCGACCGCGCCGCCGTACGTGCCGCCGTGGAGGTCGCGATCGGCACCGACGGCGCTCACGTCGAGGTAGACGAGACCGCGGCAGCCCCGGACCACCGTCGGCGCGCCGCTGGGGTGCAGCGCACCGTCGGTGGCGACGACCAGGTCGGCGCCGACGGCCGAGCGGTGCGCGGCGAGCACCGGGCCCAGGGACGGCGAGGTGATCTCCTCCTCGCCGTCGACGATCACCGTGAGGTCGATCGGGAGACCGGGGTGTGCCGCCAGCAGCGCGTGCAGGCCGTGCAGGACGGCGAGGTGCTGGCCCTTGTTGTCCGCGCTGCCGCGGCCGTAGACCCGTCCGTCCCGCTGCTCGGGTGCGAACGGTGCCGACGACCAGCCGTCGGCCGCGGCGGCCGGCTGCACGTCGTAGTGGCCGTAGAACACCAGGCGCGGCGCGCCCGGAGGCCCGGGGCGGCGCCCGACCACGGCCGGGTGGCCGGCGGTCTCGACGACCCGGCCGGCGAACCCGCAGGCCTCCATCCGGGCCCGGAGCTGCTCGGCCGCGGCACGCACGCCCTCGCCCGTCGAGCTCACGCTCGGCTGGGCGACGTGCTCGGCGAGGACCGCGAGCGCGGCGTCGAGGTCGTCGTCGAGGCGCGCGAACACGTCGTCCAGCAGGGCCGGCCCGGTCACCGTCACGAGGCACCGCCGTCGGGGTCGTGGACGAGGGTCGCCGAGGCCGCGTGCCAGCCGATCCGGCCGGCGCCGCCGACGTCCGGGACCGTCGTACCGGCGGGGACGCGCGAGCGCAGGACGACATCGCCCAGCGCGGGGACCCGCCAGGTCAGGTCGCGGATCGGACCGTGGAACTTGCTGCTCACCAGGCACGCGTCGAGCACGACGTCCGCGCTCGCGCCGGGGTCGAGCAGCACGTCCTCGGGCTTGAGCGCCAGCGCGGCCGCCCCCGGCACTTCGGCCGACGCGGCCGGCTCGGCCCGCCCGGCCGGCTCGGCGAGGGCGACCGCGGTCGCGCCGACCAGGAAGCGGGGCGCACCGCCCGAGCGGTCCACCTGCCCGGCGAGCAGGTTGGAGGCACCGACGAAGCGCGCGGTGTAGGCGAACTCCGGGCGCCGGAAGATGTCCTCCGGCGGAGCCACCTCGAGGATCCGCCCGTCGGCCATGACCGCCACCCGGTCGGCCATCGACATCGCCTCGTCCTGGTCGTGGGTGACCATCACGGTGGTGACGCCGACCTTGCGGATGATCGACTCGACCTCGGCCCGCATCCGGTCGCGCAGGTTCGCGTCGAGCGCCGAGAACGGCTCGTCCAGCAGCAGGATCCGCGGATCGGGGGCGAGGGCCCGGGCGAGCGCCGCCCGTTGCGACTGGCCGCCGGAGAGCTGGCCGGGCTCGACCTCGGCGAGCTCCTCGAGCCCGACGAGCGCCAGCATCTCGGCCACCCGCTGCCGGCGGGCGGTCCGGGACATCCGGCGGCGCAGGCCGTACTCGATGTTCTTGGCCACGCTGAGGTGCGGGAACAGGGCGTGGTTCTGGAAGACCAGCCCGAGGTCGCGCCGCCACGGCGGGGTGAGCGTCACGTCGTCGTCGCCGAAGTGGATGGTCCCCGCGGTGGGGGTGACCAGACCGGCGATCGCGCGCAGGGTGGTCGACTTGCCGCACCCGCTCTGCCCGAGCAGCGCGGTGATCTCCCCCGGCGCCATGGTCAGGTCGAGGTCGGTGACCACCGGCCCCTTGCCGTAGTCGACCGTGACGCCGGCGAGCGCGACCCGCTGCGAAGATCCCGTCATTGAAGCAACCTCACTCGTAGGAATCGCTCCACGGCGGCGGCGGCCACCAGGAGGAGAACAGCCAGCAGCAACGACAGGGCGGCGAGCACCGGCGTGCGGTTGCTGGCCATCTGCTGGTAGATGCTGATCGGCAGGGGACGCTGGTCCGAGGGCGCCAGGAACAGCGAGAGCGGCACGTTGACGAACGACAGCGTGAACGCGAACACCGAGCTCGCGATCAGGGCCGGCCGGAGCATCGGGAACGTGACCGTGGTCAGCACCCGCGCCGGCGACGAGCCGAGCGCCATCGCGGTCGCCTCGTACGACGTGCCCTGGGCCTGCAGGGCTCCGGCGACCAGCCGGATCACGAACGGCGCGACGAAGACGCCGTGCGCCACCACCAGACCAGCCAGGCCGACCTGGATCTGGAGCTGGTTGATGACCTGGAGGATCGCCAGGCCGACGACGATCTGCGGGACGACGATCGGCCCCATCAGCACCGACGTCGCGCCGGCACCGGTCATCCAGCGTGGTCCCCGGGTCACCGCGAACGCCGCGGAGACGCCGAGCACCAGGGCGAGCGCGGTGGCCCCGATCCCGATCTTGGCGCTGGTCAGCGTGCCGTCGATGAACTCGTCGTAGGTCAGCAGGTCGGCGAACCAGTGCAGCGTGAAGCCACGCATCCGGTCGGGGAAGGTCGGGGAGTCGTTGAAGGCCTGGAGGACGACCGGGAGCACCGGGCCGAGCACGAAGGCGAAGCCGAGCACGATCGTCGACGTCCGCAGCACCCGCCAGGCGGCCCAGCCCTGCTGGCGCCGACGACGCGGCCGGGCGCTCATCGGG encodes the following:
- a CDS encoding M20/M25/M40 family metallo-hydrolase, giving the protein MTVTGPALLDDVFARLDDDLDAALAVLAEHVAQPSVSSTGEGVRAAAEQLRARMEACGFAGRVVETAGHPAVVGRRPGPPGAPRLVFYGHYDVQPAAAADGWSSAPFAPEQRDGRVYGRGSADNKGQHLAVLHGLHALLAAHPGLPIDLTVIVDGEEEITSPSLGPVLAAHRSAVGADLVVATDGALHPSGAPTVVRGCRGLVYLDVSAVGADRDLHGGTYGGAVDNALTLLVGALASLHAADGTVAVAGFADGALAPDPDPRDPDGRRPVLVPHVGLAGIGGGHQGPGMKTVVPHRAHAKVECRLVPGQSAVRVGALVAAHLERFRGVSARVIGVTEPYRCAPGDPVLDEVAAAIGSAGGAEPVVVTSLGGTLPLAVLAEGLDAPVLLVPLAGADQNNHGVDENLRVDDFRYGMRAAAAIAAAVARRSEEEQR
- a CDS encoding ABC transporter ATP-binding protein, which translates into the protein MTGSSQRVALAGVTVDYGKGPVVTDLDLTMAPGEITALLGQSGCGKSTTLRAIAGLVTPTAGTIHFGDDDVTLTPPWRRDLGLVFQNHALFPHLSVAKNIEYGLRRRMSRTARRQRVAEMLALVGLEELAEVEPGQLSGGQSQRAALARALAPDPRILLLDEPFSALDANLRDRMRAEVESIIRKVGVTTVMVTHDQDEAMSMADRVAVMADGRILEVAPPEDIFRRPEFAYTARFVGASNLLAGQVDRSGGAPRFLVGATAVALAEPAGRAEPAASAEVPGAAALALKPEDVLLDPGASADVVLDACLVSSKFHGPIRDLTWRVPALGDVVLRSRVPAGTTVPDVGGAGRIGWHAASATLVHDPDGGAS
- a CDS encoding ABC transporter permease gives rise to the protein MSARPRRRRQQGWAAWRVLRTSTIVLGFAFVLGPVLPVVLQAFNDSPTFPDRMRGFTLHWFADLLTYDEFIDGTLTSAKIGIGATALALVLGVSAAFAVTRGPRWMTGAGATSVLMGPIVVPQIVVGLAILQVINQLQIQVGLAGLVVAHGVFVAPFVIRLVAGALQAQGTSYEATAMALGSSPARVLTTVTFPMLRPALIASSVFAFTLSFVNVPLSLFLAPSDQRPLPISIYQQMASNRTPVLAALSLLLAVLLLVAAAAVERFLRVRLLQ